A window from Corynebacterium singulare encodes these proteins:
- the menE gene encoding o-succinylbenzoate--CoA ligase: MTILSPLPVNPHDPAAILPDLEAAIAGQATFLPVPAEDRTRAQLLRNHMRAGEPIDSPIALVVATSGSTGTPKGAQLTAANLVSSADATHRALGGTGQWLLAMPASHIAGIQVLVRSLVAGVEPLCLDLSEGFSIPNFARAAHELAATGDRSYTGLTPMQLAKAMDSLEGIEALRTFDAILVGGAATHPQLLDSAKKLRINIVTTYGSSETSGGCVYDGRPLDSALVRIGEENRIYLGGPMIAQGYRNVDSDAFMVDESGTSWFATSDAGALHDGHLTVTGRLDNILNTGGLKLHPEQLEQHILRVPGVESVCVVGIPHPRLGQMIVAAYTGWADVGDILVALDDVGLPRWHIPKDFKRLPELPTTGPGKVDRLAVARTWGS, translated from the coding sequence GTGACCATCCTCTCCCCTCTGCCTGTCAATCCACATGACCCCGCCGCCATCCTGCCTGATCTGGAAGCGGCCATCGCAGGACAAGCCACCTTCCTGCCCGTCCCGGCGGAGGACCGTACCCGCGCGCAGCTGCTGCGCAACCACATGCGCGCAGGAGAACCCATTGATTCCCCCATCGCGCTGGTCGTGGCCACCTCTGGGTCCACGGGCACACCGAAGGGCGCGCAACTCACGGCTGCCAACTTGGTCTCCAGCGCCGATGCCACGCACCGGGCTCTCGGCGGCACCGGTCAGTGGCTGCTAGCCATGCCTGCCTCCCACATCGCGGGCATCCAGGTATTGGTGCGCTCGCTCGTCGCGGGTGTGGAGCCGCTCTGCCTTGACCTGTCGGAAGGTTTTTCCATCCCCAATTTCGCCCGCGCCGCGCACGAGCTGGCCGCCACCGGGGATCGCTCATACACGGGACTGACCCCCATGCAGCTGGCCAAGGCCATGGATTCTCTCGAGGGAATCGAGGCACTGCGCACCTTTGATGCCATCCTCGTCGGGGGCGCTGCCACCCACCCGCAACTATTGGATTCGGCGAAGAAGCTGCGCATCAATATCGTCACCACCTACGGTTCCTCAGAAACTTCCGGTGGATGCGTCTACGACGGCCGTCCCCTCGATAGCGCTCTTGTTCGCATCGGCGAGGAAAACCGCATCTACCTCGGCGGGCCCATGATTGCGCAGGGCTACCGAAACGTGGACTCAGACGCCTTTATGGTGGATGAATCCGGCACCTCGTGGTTTGCTACCTCCGACGCCGGCGCGCTTCACGACGGCCACCTCACCGTCACCGGGCGCCTCGACAACATCCTGAACACCGGCGGGCTCAAGCTCCACCCGGAGCAGCTCGAGCAGCACATCCTGCGCGTGCCGGGAGTGGAGAGCGTGTGCGTGGTTGGCATCCCCCACCCACGCTTGGGGCAGATGATCGTTGCCGCCTATACCGGATGGGCGGATGTCGGCGATATCCTCGTGGCTCTCGATGACGTTGGCCTTCCCCGGTGGCACATCCCCAAGGATTTCAAGCGCCTGCCTGAACTCCCCACCACCGGCCCCGGCAAGGTTGACCGCCTCGCCGTCGCCCGCACGTGGGGCAGCTAA
- a CDS encoding 1,4-dihydroxy-2-naphthoyl-CoA synthase, which produces MSEQKNYSTDNPFKPELWRTVEGFEDLTDITYHRLISDGPQPKRKDGIVRIAFDRPEVRNAFRPHTVDELYRALDHARRTPDVGTVLLTGNGPSEKDGGWAFCSGGDQRIRGRSGYRYATEHAHDDATADESTVDTAREKVEGGRLHILEVQRLIRTMPKVVIAVVNGWAAGGGHSLHVVCDMTIASRQEARFKQTDADVGSFDAGYGSAYLAKMVGQKYAREIFFLGRTYDAQRMYEMGAVNEVADHADLEDAAIQMGREINMKSPTAQRMLKFAFNLTDDGLMGQQVFAGEATRLAYMTDEAVEGKESFLEKREPNWDDFPYYY; this is translated from the coding sequence ATGAGCGAGCAGAAGAACTACAGCACCGATAATCCTTTCAAGCCGGAACTCTGGCGGACTGTAGAGGGCTTTGAGGACCTCACGGATATCACCTACCACCGACTCATCAGTGATGGGCCGCAGCCTAAGCGCAAGGACGGCATCGTCCGCATCGCTTTCGACCGTCCGGAAGTCCGCAATGCCTTCCGCCCGCACACGGTGGATGAGCTCTACCGCGCGCTCGACCATGCGCGCCGCACCCCGGACGTCGGCACGGTGCTGCTCACCGGCAACGGCCCATCGGAGAAGGACGGCGGCTGGGCCTTTTGTTCCGGTGGTGACCAACGCATTCGCGGTCGCTCCGGGTACCGCTACGCCACCGAGCATGCACACGATGACGCTACTGCAGACGAATCCACGGTGGACACCGCCCGCGAGAAGGTCGAAGGCGGACGCCTGCACATCCTGGAGGTCCAGCGCCTCATCCGCACCATGCCCAAGGTGGTCATCGCCGTAGTCAACGGCTGGGCCGCCGGTGGCGGACACTCGCTGCACGTGGTGTGCGATATGACCATTGCCTCCCGCCAGGAAGCTCGCTTTAAGCAGACTGACGCCGACGTCGGATCCTTCGATGCCGGCTATGGCTCCGCCTACCTAGCCAAGATGGTGGGCCAAAAATACGCCCGCGAGATCTTCTTCTTGGGCCGCACCTATGATGCCCAGCGCATGTACGAGATGGGCGCAGTCAACGAGGTGGCTGACCACGCCGACCTGGAAGACGCCGCCATCCAGATGGGCCGTGAAATCAACATGAAGTCCCCCACCGCCCAGCGCATGCTCAAGTTCGCCTTTAACCTCACCGATGATGGTCTCATGGGCCAGCAGGTCTTCGCTGGAGAAGCCACGCGCCTGGCCTACATGACCGACGAAGCCGTCGAGGGCAAGGAATCCTTCCTGGAAAAGCGCGAGCCCAACTGGGATGACTTCCCGTATTACTACTAA
- the dcuC gene encoding C4-dicarboxylate transporter DcuC has product MLYLLIALLAIAAVVYLIYKKVHAAASIFAVGVVLLMLAALTGRAEFRTTEIEATGNAFYDQLLVVDALFKSRFSGIGMAIMVLFGFVSYMRHIGADAKTVVVLSAPLKRFKGSYWLVPVGFILGTLLSLVIPSAAALSLLLVATLLPALIAAGLTPLTVGAIVVTSSTIVPTPLEAGLIQGADLTNMTPTEFVYGAVAHATVPTLLITAFVHMWWQRRCDKVDARKAIDSGAVSADSLSDKATEEAIARAAALPGFYAILPLMPLLLIIISAILKQMGIIPFEGGILPVTVVSLFIAMIIESIRNRTVTGAVDSMATFFKGMGEGAAGVVALLVAAAVLVEGITQMGVIDMLIDATEGSSGAAVLIVLIFVASTAAMAALTGSGTAPYFAFSEVVPNLASQTSIHAPQMLTAIWGTSNLMRQVSPVNAAVLIVSGAIKVNPIQLVKRTSVPMIVATILNTLFAFMFIG; this is encoded by the coding sequence ATGCTTTATCTTCTCATCGCACTGTTGGCCATCGCCGCAGTTGTTTATCTTATTTACAAGAAGGTCCACGCAGCGGCCTCCATCTTTGCCGTCGGCGTTGTTCTGCTCATGCTCGCTGCACTTACCGGACGCGCGGAATTCCGCACCACCGAGATTGAAGCGACTGGCAACGCCTTCTATGACCAGCTGCTTGTTGTTGACGCACTGTTTAAGTCGCGTTTCTCTGGCATCGGCATGGCCATTATGGTGCTCTTCGGCTTCGTCTCCTACATGCGACACATCGGTGCCGACGCGAAAACCGTCGTTGTACTTTCCGCCCCACTGAAGCGCTTCAAAGGCTCCTACTGGCTCGTACCTGTGGGCTTTATCCTGGGCACCCTCCTCTCGCTGGTGATCCCTTCAGCCGCCGCGCTCTCCCTACTCCTCGTGGCTACTCTCCTCCCGGCACTCATCGCCGCCGGGCTAACCCCGCTGACCGTGGGTGCCATCGTGGTCACCTCCTCCACCATCGTGCCTACCCCGCTGGAGGCCGGCCTTATTCAAGGCGCAGATTTGACGAACATGACCCCCACGGAGTTCGTATACGGCGCCGTCGCACACGCCACGGTGCCCACGCTCCTTATCACGGCTTTTGTCCACATGTGGTGGCAGCGCCGCTGTGACAAGGTGGACGCTCGCAAGGCCATCGATTCCGGCGCAGTCAGCGCTGATTCCCTGAGTGATAAGGCCACTGAGGAAGCCATCGCCCGCGCCGCCGCCCTGCCAGGTTTCTACGCAATCCTGCCGCTCATGCCGCTGCTGCTCATCATCATCTCTGCCATCCTCAAGCAGATGGGCATCATCCCGTTTGAGGGCGGCATCCTCCCTGTCACCGTGGTCTCCCTCTTCATCGCGATGATCATCGAGTCCATCCGCAACCGCACCGTCACCGGCGCCGTGGACTCCATGGCCACCTTCTTCAAGGGCATGGGTGAGGGCGCAGCAGGCGTTGTGGCCCTGCTGGTCGCCGCCGCAGTCCTCGTGGAGGGCATCACGCAGATGGGTGTGATCGACATGCTTATCGACGCCACCGAGGGCTCCTCCGGTGCAGCCGTCCTTATCGTCCTTATCTTCGTGGCCTCCACGGCCGCAATGGCCGCCCTGACCGGTTCCGGTACCGCACCCTACTTCGCCTTTTCTGAGGTGGTGCCGAACCTGGCCTCGCAAACCTCCATCCATGCCCCGCAGATGCTCACCGCTATTTGGGGTACCTCCAACCTCATGCGCCAGGTCTCCCCGGTGAACGCCGCCGTGCTCATCGTCTCCGGCGCCATCAAGGTCAACCCCATCCAACTGGTTAAGCGCACCTCCGTGCCGATGATCGTGGCGACCATCCTCAACACGCTGTTTGCGTTCATGTTTATTGGGTAG
- a CDS encoding DIP1984 family protein, translating into MLLAEALAERAQAQERLNSLKDRLAATVRVQEGDEPDENPTDLLRELEGVTTRIDELVIAINATNTATAFDEERSLMEALALRDGLLRKRRIYQGLAEQAGARHDRYSRSEIKFVATVPVPRLRERADDLARQYRELDTRIQQLNWNTELITK; encoded by the coding sequence ATGCTACTTGCTGAAGCCTTGGCTGAGCGCGCCCAAGCGCAGGAGCGCCTCAACTCTTTGAAGGACCGCCTCGCGGCGACTGTCCGCGTGCAGGAGGGTGACGAGCCTGATGAGAACCCCACGGATCTTCTCCGCGAGCTCGAGGGCGTAACCACCCGCATTGATGAGCTCGTCATCGCCATTAACGCCACCAACACGGCCACGGCTTTCGATGAGGAGCGCTCGCTCATGGAAGCACTCGCGCTTCGTGATGGCCTTCTGCGCAAACGCCGCATTTACCAAGGCCTGGCCGAGCAGGCCGGGGCACGCCACGACCGCTACTCCCGCTCGGAGATCAAGTTCGTGGCCACTGTTCCGGTACCACGGCTGCGCGAGCGCGCCGACGACCTGGCCCGCCAGTACCGCGAGCTCGACACCCGCATTCAGCAGCTGAACTGGAACACGGAACTGATAACTAAATAA